The Astyanax mexicanus isolate ESR-SI-001 chromosome 24, AstMex3_surface, whole genome shotgun sequence genome has a segment encoding these proteins:
- the rrp9 gene encoding U3 small nucleolar RNA-interacting protein 2 isoform X1 — protein MSDFFIKKRSGPAAPGRGEKSAGLRRKGDADGGKGGRKKLSKRMNEEISSDSENENDEGAHKKQKGNVEDEEIDETPQEKKLRLAKLYLDQLREEEEKKAEDEEFESDLIAGRLHEDVLEQRGKLQRLIADELVAPDPAEIRLLRGHQLPVTCLVITPDEKYIFSGSKDCSIIKWEVESGKKVQKIPGGRKGTEKKHVGHTGHILCMAISSDGKYLATGDMNKLIMIWEAATCKHLYKFTGHRDAVSGLAFRRGTHDLYSASHDRSIKVWNVNENAYVESLFGHQDTITALDCLGRERCVTAGGRDRTVRVWKIAEESQLVFHGHEGSIDCIQLINEEHMVSGGDDGCVCVWAVHKKKPLSTVKQAHGLRGNPGLEMPNWVSSVAALNNSDTVASGASGSQNSAVQLWKCGQGYRSLEPLFSIPLTGFVNSLKFSSSGKFLVAGVGQEHRLGRWWRIKEAKNGLYIIPLKRKNKEQMVDNSKTQTEERPED, from the exons AtgtctgatttctttataaaGAAGAGATCCGGGCCCGCGGCTCCGGGGAGAGGAGAGAAGAGCGCGGGGCTTAGGAGGAAG GGTGATGCTGATGGAGGTAAAGGAGGACGAAAAAAACTCAGCAAGCGAATGAATGAGGAAATATCCAGTGACTCAGAAAATGAAAA TGATGAAGGAGCTCATAAAAAACAGAAAGGAAATGTGGAGGACGAGGAGATCGATGAGACGCCGCAGGAGAAAAAGCTGCGTCTGGCGAAACTATACCTGGATCAGCTGCGAGAAGAAG AGGAGAAGAAGGCGGAGGACGAGGAGTTTGAGTCAGACCTGATTGCTGGACGGTTGCACGAGGATGTG ctggagcagagagGCAAACTGCAGAGGCTGATAGCTGAtgag CTCGTAGCCCCAGACCCTGCAGAAATCCGGTTATTGAGAGGACACCAACTTCCCGTCACGTGTCTGGTCATCACCCCGGATGAGAAGTACATCTTCTCTGGATCTAAAGACTGCTCCATTATTAAGT gggaggTGGAGAGTGGGAAGAAGGTGCAGAAGATACCTGGAGGAAGGAAaggaacagagaaaaaacacGTTGGACACACAGGACACATCCTCTGCATGGCCATCTCTTCAGACGGCAAATATCTG GCAACTGGAGACATGAACAAGCTGATCATGATTTGGGAAGCAGCTACATGTAAACATCTCTACAAGTTCACAGGACACAGAGACGCTGTATCG GGTTTGGCCTTCAGGAGAGGAACACATGACCTGTACAGCGCCTCCCACGACCGCTCCATCAAAGTGTGGAACGTGAATGAGAATGCTTACGTGGAAAGTCT GTTTGGTCACCAGGATACGATCACAGCTCTGGACTGCCTGGGCCGGGAGCGCTGTGTGACGGCCGGTGGGCGGGATCGAACGGTCCGAGTGTGGAAAATAGCCGAGGAGTCGCAGCTCGTCTTCCACGGGCACGA GGGCTCCATCGATTGCATTCAGCTCATAAATGAAGAACACATGGTGTCAGGTGGTGACGACGG gtgtgtgtgtgtttgggccgTGCACAAAAAGAAGCCATTGAGCACGGTGAAGCAGGCCCACGGTCTCCGTGGCAACCCGGGGCTGGAGATGCCCAACTGGGTATCGTCGGTGGCAGCCCTGAACAACTCCGACACCGTGGCCTCAGGTGCctcag GCTCCCAGAATTCTGCAGTGCAGCTGTGGAAGTGTGGACAGGGCTACCGAAGCCTGGAACCTCTGTTTAGCATCCCATTG ACTGGTTTTGTGAATAGTTTGAAATTCTCCAGTTCAGGAAAGTTCCTGGTGGCTGGTGTTGGACAGGAGCACAG GCTGGGTCGGTGGTGGAGAATAAAGGAAGCTAAGAATGGACTCTACATCATTCCtctcaaaagaaagaacaaagagCAGATGGTGGACAACAGTAAAACACAAACTGAGGAGCGTCCAGAGGACTGA
- the rrp9 gene encoding U3 small nucleolar RNA-interacting protein 2 isoform X2: MSDFFIKKRSGPAAPGRGEKSAGLRRKGDADGGKGGRKKLSKRMNEEISSDSENENDEGAHKKQKGNVEDEEIDETPQEKKLRLAKLYLDQLREEEEKKAEDEEFESDLIAGRLHEDVLEQRGKLQRLIADELVAPDPAEIRLLRGHQLPVTCLVITPDEKYIFSGSKDCSIIKWEVESGKKVQKIPGGRKGTEKKHVGHTGHILCMAISSDGKYLATGDMNKLIMIWEAATCKHLYKFTGHRDAVSGLAFRRGTHDLYSASHDRSIKVWNVNENAYVESLFGHQDTITALDCLGRERCVTAGGRDRTVRVWKIAEESQLVFHGHEGSIDCIQLINEEHMVSGGDDGCVCVWAVHKKKPLSTVKQAHGLRGNPGLEMPNWVSSVAALNNSDTVASGSQNSAVQLWKCGQGYRSLEPLFSIPLTGFVNSLKFSSSGKFLVAGVGQEHRLGRWWRIKEAKNGLYIIPLKRKNKEQMVDNSKTQTEERPED; this comes from the exons AtgtctgatttctttataaaGAAGAGATCCGGGCCCGCGGCTCCGGGGAGAGGAGAGAAGAGCGCGGGGCTTAGGAGGAAG GGTGATGCTGATGGAGGTAAAGGAGGACGAAAAAAACTCAGCAAGCGAATGAATGAGGAAATATCCAGTGACTCAGAAAATGAAAA TGATGAAGGAGCTCATAAAAAACAGAAAGGAAATGTGGAGGACGAGGAGATCGATGAGACGCCGCAGGAGAAAAAGCTGCGTCTGGCGAAACTATACCTGGATCAGCTGCGAGAAGAAG AGGAGAAGAAGGCGGAGGACGAGGAGTTTGAGTCAGACCTGATTGCTGGACGGTTGCACGAGGATGTG ctggagcagagagGCAAACTGCAGAGGCTGATAGCTGAtgag CTCGTAGCCCCAGACCCTGCAGAAATCCGGTTATTGAGAGGACACCAACTTCCCGTCACGTGTCTGGTCATCACCCCGGATGAGAAGTACATCTTCTCTGGATCTAAAGACTGCTCCATTATTAAGT gggaggTGGAGAGTGGGAAGAAGGTGCAGAAGATACCTGGAGGAAGGAAaggaacagagaaaaaacacGTTGGACACACAGGACACATCCTCTGCATGGCCATCTCTTCAGACGGCAAATATCTG GCAACTGGAGACATGAACAAGCTGATCATGATTTGGGAAGCAGCTACATGTAAACATCTCTACAAGTTCACAGGACACAGAGACGCTGTATCG GGTTTGGCCTTCAGGAGAGGAACACATGACCTGTACAGCGCCTCCCACGACCGCTCCATCAAAGTGTGGAACGTGAATGAGAATGCTTACGTGGAAAGTCT GTTTGGTCACCAGGATACGATCACAGCTCTGGACTGCCTGGGCCGGGAGCGCTGTGTGACGGCCGGTGGGCGGGATCGAACGGTCCGAGTGTGGAAAATAGCCGAGGAGTCGCAGCTCGTCTTCCACGGGCACGA GGGCTCCATCGATTGCATTCAGCTCATAAATGAAGAACACATGGTGTCAGGTGGTGACGACGG gtgtgtgtgtgtttgggccgTGCACAAAAAGAAGCCATTGAGCACGGTGAAGCAGGCCCACGGTCTCCGTGGCAACCCGGGGCTGGAGATGCCCAACTGGGTATCGTCGGTGGCAGCCCTGAACAACTCCGACACCGTGGCCTCAG GCTCCCAGAATTCTGCAGTGCAGCTGTGGAAGTGTGGACAGGGCTACCGAAGCCTGGAACCTCTGTTTAGCATCCCATTG ACTGGTTTTGTGAATAGTTTGAAATTCTCCAGTTCAGGAAAGTTCCTGGTGGCTGGTGTTGGACAGGAGCACAG GCTGGGTCGGTGGTGGAGAATAAAGGAAGCTAAGAATGGACTCTACATCATTCCtctcaaaagaaagaacaaagagCAGATGGTGGACAACAGTAAAACACAAACTGAGGAGCGTCCAGAGGACTGA
- the si:ch211-213o11.11 gene encoding probable G-protein coupled receptor yields the protein MEASGLSQSHDLNETELNHTLDHGHGPHVHLPPSMQLGTMSNPQSRLRDLTGLVAMVTLNAIALFANAAVLAVVLKAPHLRKFGFVGHLCAVDLLCAALLMPLAIVCGSPIFAGVIFSVLECRLYVFLNAFLISASIFTVTVISVERYYYIVHPMRYEAKMTPRVAAIAMVLVWVAAAILGLATVFGWPDYGRRSSIAAVHCSLHWSHSGHRKVFSILFCVVCFCVPAAIILAVYGNVYKVAHTAARQRGPLPSWVIATPRPKRRSDSVNSQTTIITTSSSARRGVHAHRRPRRTLVGGKAALTLAVIVGQFVLCWLPYFAFHLHLSLGFSHSTSDEAEGPVTWLAYSSFAANPFFYGLLNRQIREELCKIICCCRSPGRPVRPPAASGHDPSAHEDFLHFLNRSTSADVTRSSLHTTTPRTTLDQTSFRIPGQIPEEVT from the exons ATGGAAGCATCCGGATTATCTCAAAGCCACGACCTCAACGAAACAGAGCTCAACCACACGCTGGACCATGGCCACGGCCCCCACGTGCACCTGCCTCCCAGCATGCAGCTGGGCACCATGTCCAACCCTCAGTCGCGTCTGCGGGACCTGACCGGGCTGGTTGCGATGGTGACGCTAAATGCCATTGCCCTCTTCGCCAACGCGGCGGTGCTGGCCGTGGTGTTAAAGGCGCCTCACCTGAGAAAGTTTGGCTTCGTGGGCCACCTGTGTGCAGTGGACCTGCTGTGCGCCGCCCTACTCATGCCGCTGGCCATCGTGTGCGGCTCGCCGATCTTCGCGGGCGTCATTTTCTCTGTCCTGGAGTGCCGCCTCTACGTCTTCCTCAACGCCTTCCTCATCTCGGCCTCAATCTTCACCGTAACGGTCATCAGTGTGGAACGTTACTACTACATTGTGCACCCCATGCGCTATGAGGCCAAGATGACCCCAAGGGTGGCTGCGATTGCCATGGTGTTGGTGTGGGTGGCAGCTGCCATCCTCGGGTTGGCCACCGTCTTTGGCTGGCCAGACTATGGTCGCAGGAGTTCCATCGCTGCTGTTCACTGCTCGCTGCACTGGAGCCACAGTGGTCACCGGAAGGTTTTTTCCATCCTGTTCTGCGTGGTCTGCTTCTGCGTGCCAGCTGCTATCATCCTCGCTGTCTATGGAAACGTGTACAAG GTAGCTCATACAGCTGCCAGGCAGAGAGGGCCCCTCCCCAGCTGGGTCATCGCAACGCCCCGTCCCAAAAGACGATCTGACTCCGTCAACAGCCagaccaccatcatcaccaccagctCAAGCGCCAGGAGGGGTGTCCACGCCCACCGCCGCCCCAGGAGGACACTGGTGGGGGGTAAAGCAGCCCTCACCCTGGCCGTCATCGTGGGGCAGTTTGTGCTCTGCTGGCTCCCCTATTTCGCCTTCCACCTGCACCTGTCCCTGGGCTTTTCCCACAGCACCTCAGACGAGGCCGAGGGTCCGGTGACCTGGCTGGCGTACTCCTCCTTTGCCGCCAATCCCTTTTTCTACGGTTTGCTGAACCGTCAGATCCGGGAGGAGCTGTGTAAAATTATATGCTGCTGCCGTTCTCCGGGCAGACCGGTGCGACCCCCGGCAGCCTCCGGACACGACCCCTCAGCTCACGAGGACTTTCTGCACTTCCTAAATCGAAGCACCTCTGCAGACGTGACCAGGAGCAGTTTACACACGACGACCCCCAGGACCACGCTGGACCAAACCAGCTTCAGGATACCAGGACAAATCCCAGAGGAGGTCacttaa